Genomic segment of Edaphobacter bradus:
AGCGGCGCGACCGGTATCAACAACCGCGGCAAGGTGGTCGGCTTTTCGTCCACCGGGAGCGGGGAGACGCATGCCTTTTTGTTTGAANACTGGCATCAACGATCGCGGCCAGGTGGTCGGCTATGCGGACACCGCGAGCGGGAAGACGCATGCGTTTTTGTTTGAAAACGGGGTGATGGTCGACCTCGGGACTCTCCCCGGCGGCAACGTCAGCGGCGCGACCGGTATCAACAACCGCGGCAAGGTGGTCGGCTTTTCGTCCACCGGGAGCGGGGAGACGCATGCCTTTTTGTTTGAAGACGGGGTGATGGTCGACCTGGGCACTCTCCCCGGTGGCAACTTCAGCAGCGCTGCGGGCATCAACGACCGCGGCCAGGTGGTCGGCTTTTCGTCCACCGCGAGCGGGAATACGCACGCGTTCTTATTTCACGACGGGGTGATGGTTGACCTCGGCACTCTCCCCGGTGGCAACTTCAGCGAGGCTCTCGGCATCAACAACCGCGGCCAGGTGGTCGGCTCTTCTACGGCCACCAACCAGTTGTCCCATGCTGTCCTCTGGACACCTGCACCTTGACATGGTGACGACGATTAGGAGGACACCTAAGAGTAAGTGGCGGAGATGCTCGCGGAGGCCTGGTCAAAGTTCGCGATAGGCAATCACTGCTTCTTAGTGAGGCTTGCGCGAGGCGAGGATTGCCTCGCGCGTGTAGCCCTCCCACTCCCACGGCGTGACGGTGTCGCCGAGGATGCCTTCGAGCAGCGGGCGGAAGGCCAGCTCGCCGTTGTCGCTGTTGGTGAGGATGATCATGCAATCGCGCGTGCGCACGAAGCAGATGAGGTAGTTCTGCGCGCCGTCGCCGTGGCCCTCCTTGAAGATGGCTGGGCCGTAGCGGGTGCGCGCGAGGACGCCCCATCCCAGCGCATAGGAGAGGCCGACGACAGGGCCTTCCGCGCCCTCCGTCTCGTCGAAGGTGGGGAACTGATGCTGCGTCATGATGGCGATGTTGGGCGTGAGCATCGCGTGGAGGGCCTTGGGTGTGAGGATGTGCTGGTCTTTCTTCTCAGTCGAGAGGAGCGCAGTGAGGAAGGTGGCGAGGTCGTTGGCGGTGGTCGTCATGGAGCCGGCGGCGCGGGGCTGGGCGCGGCGCGGGTGCGAGATAAATTTTTCGTCGGAGTCGAAGCGGTCGGCGATGTTGCCGGCAAAGCTCTCTTTGTAGATGAGGCTGGTGTGGTCCATGTGGAGCGGCGTGAAGAGCGACTGCTGCATAAGCTCGTCCAACGGCTTGTTGGCGAGCTGCTGCTCGACGACGAACTGCAGCAGGTTGATCCCGTCGCCCGAGTAGGCGAATTGCGAGCCCGGGATGAAGTGGATGTGGAGCTTGTGGTCGGGCTCGAGCGAGCTGAAGTTGGCGAAGCCGGCGGTGTGGGAGAGAAGGTAGACAGGCGTGACGGTGCCGAAGAGCGGGTCGTGGGCGATCTCGGAGGCAGTGTCGCGGTAGGGTTCGTAGCTGTCGAGCGGGTGCGGCATGAGGTGCACGATGGGAATGTCGAGCGGGAACTGGCGGCTCTGCGCGAGCTGCATGACGTACGTGGCGAAGACACTCTTGGTGATGGAGGCGGCCCAGGTAGTGGTGGTGGGCTGCATGGGGAGGTCGGGGTCGCGGCTGCGCAGGCCGAAGGCGGCGCTCCAGACGAGGTGGCCGCGGTTGAGGACGGCGATCTGGGCTCCGGTGACGTGATTTTCGGCGAGGGTGCGGCGGGCGAGAGCCTCGGCGTCGGCGATGGAGATCTTTGTGCCGTCGAGGCGGCGGATGCCAGGGTCTTCGGCGCGGGATGGCAACGTCAGCAGGCAGACGAGGACGAGGAGAGTAGTCTTCATTGGGCTTCGGTCCGCTCCATGTGGATCAGGACTAGCGGTGAAATGAAAAGCAGATCCCTCCACTTCGCTGCGCTCCGGTTGGGATGACAGCTTATAGAGGGGGCGATGACTCAGGACACCAGCGTAATTCACTGGTTGGCTGGAGTTGGGAATTTATTGGAGCGGCCTCAGGGGAGGCAGCAGCATCGATTCCCACCCTTCGCGATGAAGCCCGCGAAGGAATGGGCACCCGAAGGTTCGTGGCTTGCGAGTCGGGTATTCCTGCTGCAGTGACTTGCATGTGCTGGGTGTGAGAGAACGGAAGGATGAGTCTGGCAGAGGGGCTTACGATACGGCGCGCGTCGGTCGAAGATGCGGCGGTGATTACGGCGCATCGACGGGCTATGTTCAAGGAGATGCGGTCGGCTGGCGAGGCTGCGCTCGATGAGATGGCAGCGAGGTTTGGGCCTTGGGTTGAAGAGAAGCTTGCAGCAGAAGAGTATCTGGGCTGGTTTGCGATTGCGGCGGATGGCGCGATTGCGGCGGGTGCGGGGCTATGGTTGATGGATTGGCCTCCGCATGTGGTGGGACGTGCGAAGCGGCGGGGGTATCTGCTGAACGTCTACACGGAGAAGGCGTTTCGGCGGCGCGGATTGGCGCGGCATCTTGTGGAGGTGGCGATGACGTGGTGCTACGAGCATGATGTGGATACAGTGGTGCTGCATGCGAGCGATGCCGGACGGCGGATGTATGAGGAGATGGGATTCCGGGCTACAAATGAGATGAGGATTGTGTTGTAGTGCCGACGTCGCGAGCTAACTGGTTTTCTCGATCTTTGCTTCTGGGTGCTGGGCGTACTCGGCCCAGGAGCCGTCGTAGAGGGTAACGCGCTTTGCTCCGACGACCTCGAGACCGAGCGCTACTACAGCGGCAGTAACGCCGGACCCGCACGTGGTGGTTATCGGCTGTTGCAGGTCCACCTTCTTTGAAGAGAAGATCTCGCGCAGTTTTTCGGGCGACTTGAGGCGGCCCTCTTCGACCAGCTCGGTGAAGGGCACGCTGGTCGCTCCGGGCATGTGGCCGGAGCTTATTCCGGGGCGCGGCTCGGGGGCTGCTCCGGTGAAGCGTGCGGCAGAGCGGGCGTCGAGAATCTGGGTGTGGCCCTGTGTGTGTTCGGCGATCATCTGCTGGACCTGGGCGAAGTCTTTTACAGCATCGTGGTCCAGTTTTGCGTGGAAGGTTGCTGCGGGGCGATGGACTTCGCCGGACGCGGTGGGAAGGCCGGCTGCGATCCAGGCGTTTAGTCCTCCGTTGAGGATGTGGACGTTTTGCGCTCCGAAAGTGCGGAGCATCCACCAGGCGCGAGGCGCGGAGAAGACGCCATCCTGCTCGTAGATGACGATGACCGAGTTGTCGCCGATGCCGAGGGCCGACATGCTGCGCGAGAAGACTTCGGGTTGGGGCAGCATGTGGGGCAGCGATGTGGAGTGGTCCGAGTGCTCGTCGATGTCGAAAAAGATCGCGCCGGGGATGTGTTTGGCGACGTAGCGCGAGCGCGTATCGACTGGGGGCGTGACGCCGACGGGCGGGAGTGTGGCGTCGAGGACTACGGTGTTTTGATCTTGGAGACGGTCGGCAAGCCAGGCGGGTTCGACGAGAGGGCTCATAGAACTAGGTTAGTTTACATTTCGGCTAACCTTAGGTGTTGGAGTGCTACTTACATCGTTGAGAAGGACCATTATTTGCCATATGACTAAGACTCGTAATCCCAAATGGACAGAAGACGAACTCATTCTGACCCTCGATGCTTACCTTGACATGCGGACGTCCGATATCTCTGCAAGCAATCCAAAAATAGTGGCGCTTAGTGAAACCCTCAATGCGCTTCGTTCTGCAGACAAAGTCGACGACAAATTTCGGAATCCAAATGGGGTCGCTTTGAAAATGCACAATTTTTCGCAGTACGATCCATCCAGGACGGCGCGCGGGATGAATCATGGAGGCCGATTAGATAAGGTCATTTGGGATCGATTTGAAGGAAAAAGAGCCCAATTGCGCAAAGCGGCCGATCTCATACGCTCTAAGCTTGCACAAGTCTCAACTCTCTAGACCCTAATTCAGAATTACTGCCGAAGCTCGACTTCGGTCGCCCCTTGGCCGCCCTGGTTTTGTGGCGGCTCGGTGACGTTGGCTACGTGGGGGTGGTTGCGGAGGTAGTCGCGCAGGGTGCGGCGGAGGATGCCCATGCCGGTTCCGTGGACGATGCGGATGCGTGGGAGGCCAGCGAGGAAGGCGCGGTCGAGGAAGCGCTCGACCTCGTCGTGGGCCTCGTCGGCGGTGCGGCCGATGACGTTAATCTCTGAAGCCGTGTAGTCGGGGTCCTGCGCGGTGGAGACGGTGACGCCGCCGCGTTTGCGCGCGGCTTCGAGGGGTGTGACTGATTTGACCTGCTCCACTTCGGCGATGTCGTCGATGGGGACGCGCATCTTCATGGGCCCCATGGAGACTTCGAAGGTCTTTGCGTCGATCACGCGTTCGACGCGGGCCTGGCGGCCGAGCGACTTCAGCTTGACGACGTCGCCGACGGCCGCGCCTTTGACGACGTGCGGGCGCGCGTTGGGGTCGTTCCTGTCGGCTCCTGTAGTGTGGGCGACGACGGTGGAGTTGAACTGCTCGGAGAACTCGCGGCGCAGGCGCGCGAGCGTAGTGGCTGAGTTGCGCGCGATCTTCTGCGAGAGTGCCTTGTCGTCGATGGACTTCACCGTCTCTCGGATCTGGTAGGCGAAGTCTTCCATCAGCGAGTTGAGCTTGGCCTCGAGCTCTTTTGTGCGGGCCTTTTGTTCGGCGCGGCCCTCGGTCTCGAGGCGTGCGCGGTCGCGTGTGAGCTGCGCTTCCCTGAGGCGGAGCGAGTTGCGCTCTTCTGTTGCGGCGGTGAGCTGCGAGTGGAGCTGGTCGAGGAAGGCTCCGATGTCGGCGGTCTGGGTGGTGAGTTGGGCGCGTGCGGCTGCGATGATCGCGGGTGAGAGGCCGAGGCGCGCGGCGATGTTGAGGCCGGCAGAGGCTCCGGGGACTCCGAGGCGGAGCTGGTAGGTCGGAGTCAGGGTCTGGGCGTCGAAGCCGACGGCGGCGTTCAGGACTCCGGCGTGGTTGGCGGCGTAGACCTTGAGCGAGGTTAGGTGCGTGGTGATACAGCACCATGCGCGGAGTTGGAGGAAGTGCTCGGCGACGGCGACCGCGAGGGCCGCGCCTTCTTCGGGGTCGGTGGCTGAGCCGAGTTCGTCCAGCAGAACAAGTGAGGACGAGGTCGCTTCGCGCGAGATACGGTCGAGGTTGACGACGTGCGCGGAGAAGCTGGAGAGGTTGCGCTCGATGGACTGCGCGTCGCCGATGTCGGCGAAGATGGCGGTGAAGAGCGGGAGCTTCGCCTCTTCGGCGGGAACAGGGACTCCGGCCTGCGCCATGAGCGAGAGCAGGCCGACGGTCTTGAGCGAGACAGTCTTGCCGCCGGTGTTGGGGCCGCTGATGATGAGCTGGCGCGCATCGTTGGGGAGCGTGAGGGTCAAGGGGATTGGCGATGCGCCTTTGTCCTCGGCCTGCATGCGGAGCTCTAGGAGTGGGTGCCGGGCTGCGGTGAGGGAGAGTTGTGGTTCTTCCTTGGTATCCTGCGAACCCACCTTAGCGCCTTCGGCGCGAAGGTGGGGCACCCGTTCGTCAGTGGCTCCGTTAGCGAAGACGGGGCGCGTGCAGCGGAGGTCGATGGCGAAGCGGGCGCGGGCGGTGTGGGATTCGACCTCGGCGAGGATGGCAGTGCCCAGGTAGATGGCTGTGGCGCTTGCCGCGAGGGCGCGGGTGAGGGCGACGAGGATGCGGTGGATCTCGGACTGCTCTTCGTCGAGCAGGCGGACGAGCTCGTTGTTCTGCTCGATGGTGTCGAGAGGTTCGACGAAGACTGTCTGACCGGAGGATGACGAGCCGTGGATGACGCCGGGGACCTTGCGCTTGAACTCGGCGCGGACGGGGATGACGAAGCGTTCTCCGCGAATGGTGATGAGGGAGTCCTGTGTGCTGCCGTCGTCGGTCAGCTTGCGGAGCGAGCGGCGCAGGCTCTCTTCGATGGCGCGGTGCTGGCGCTCCATGGCGCGGCGGATACGGCGGAGCTCGGGAGACGCGTCGTCGGAGAGTGAGCCGTCGGGCTCGATCTTGCCGCGGAGCTGGTTGAGGAGCGGGTTGAGATCGTGGGCGCGGAGGGGTGCGGAGAGGGCAGCGATTCCAGAGGGAGGTCGTGTTTCGTGGCGGGGATAGGTCGTACTATCCCACCCTTCGCGATGAGACTGCGAAGGATGGGGCACCCGGGCATCGTGCGAAGAAGAAGCAGATTCCTCCGCTCCGCTACGGAATGACAACAAAGACGGATTGGAGGCGTCCCCCGATTTTGTGGTGGGGAAGATTAGGTTTCGCCAGGCACTGATGCGCTCGACGACGGTGAGGAGCGAGAGGATCTCGAGGGCCTCGAGGGCGGCTCCGTCGATGCGGGCCTTGTCGAGGAGCTCGGTGGGGTCGAAGAGGCCGTGGAAGTCGTACGTGCCTCCCGCAGCAAGAAAGGACTGCATCTCCTGCGTGCGCTGGTGTTGGGTCTCGATCCAGGCGAGATCGGCGGAGGGCGTGAGGGCGAGCGTCCAGGCGCGGCCGACGGGGCTCCACGTGCGGCCGGCGATGTGATCGCGGAGGCGGGGCCACTCGAGCGCGGCGGCGCTGGCTTCGGCGAGCGGGGAGGGGATACTCGGCAATAAATCCGGCTGGTTCACGTCTATTATCGTAATCGCGCATGGAACCGGCTGGCGCGCGCGTGCGTAGCTGAGAGTGTGGATCGGGCCCGGAAGCTGGGATGGAGTCGTAAGGTCCCCGGAGGTGGTGTATGGTCTGTCAGGCGTGCGGAAGTGTTGTCGGGCCAGAGGTTCGGTTTTGCCCGAAGTGTGGAGCGCAGGTTGCGGCTGTCGCGCCGCCGTCGCAGCCGGCCGCGGGGTATCCGCCTTATCCGCCGATGGTTGCGGCGCCGCGGGTGCAGAGGCATCTGCAGACGCTGGGGACGTTGTGGTGCATCTTCGGGGTGTACAGGATTCTGGCGGGACTGGCGGCGTTGTTCTTTGTGCGCACGATGGCGTGGCGGTACTTCGGTGGTGGCGGCTGGACGGTTGGCCGCTGGGGAGGCATGCACGGGCCGCCGTGGATGGTCATGATGCCGGTGCTCATGATGGTCTTGCTGGTGACCTCGGTGCTGGCGTTTCTGGCGGGCTATAGCCTGCTGACGCGCAGGCCGTGGGGCAGGACGCTCGCGATTATCGCGGCCATTCTGGCGCTGCTGAAGTTCCCCCTCGGGACGGCGCTGGGGACTTATACGCTGTGGGTGCTGGCCCCGGGAGTCTCGGGGATGGAGTATGACGCGATTGCGGACCGGAGCTGAGCGAGACACGACCGCGGATTGGCGCGGAGGAACGCGGATTTAAGAACAAAGACCTGACATCGATTGGCGGCAATATCACGTGAAGATATGTCGATTCTCCCCATGTCTTGGTCTTTATCCGTTTTAATCCGTGTGATCCGTGGTCGCGTCTTCTCGCCGTAGACTAGAGGCATGAACTTTCCTGTTACGCGTATGCGGCGGC
This window contains:
- a CDS encoding serine hydrolase domain-containing protein — encoded protein: MKTTLLVLVCLLTLPSRAEDPGIRRLDGTKISIADAEALARRTLAENHVTGAQIAVLNRGHLVWSAAFGLRSRDPDLPMQPTTTTWAASITKSVFATYVMQLAQSRQFPLDIPIVHLMPHPLDSYEPYRDTASEIAHDPLFGTVTPVYLLSHTAGFANFSSLEPDHKLHIHFIPGSQFAYSGDGINLLQFVVEQQLANKPLDELMQQSLFTPLHMDHTSLIYKESFAGNIADRFDSDEKFISHPRRAQPRAAGSMTTTANDLATFLTALLSTEKKDQHILTPKALHAMLTPNIAIMTQHQFPTFDETEGAEGPVVGLSYALGWGVLARTRYGPAIFKEGHGDGAQNYLICFVRTRDCMIILTNSDNGELAFRPLLEGILGDTVTPWEWEGYTREAILASRKPH
- a CDS encoding GNAT family N-acetyltransferase, which translates into the protein MSLAEGLTIRRASVEDAAVITAHRRAMFKEMRSAGEAALDEMAARFGPWVEEKLAAEEYLGWFAIAADGAIAAGAGLWLMDWPPHVVGRAKRRGYLLNVYTEKAFRRRGLARHLVEVAMTWCYEHDVDTVVLHASDAGRRMYEEMGFRATNEMRIVL
- the sseA gene encoding 3-mercaptopyruvate sulfurtransferase, with amino-acid sequence MSPLVEPAWLADRLQDQNTVVLDATLPPVGVTPPVDTRSRYVAKHIPGAIFFDIDEHSDHSTSLPHMLPQPEVFSRSMSALGIGDNSVIVIYEQDGVFSAPRAWWMLRTFGAQNVHILNGGLNAWIAAGLPTASGEVHRPAATFHAKLDHDAVKDFAQVQQMIAEHTQGHTQILDARSAARFTGAAPEPRPGISSGHMPGATSVPFTELVEEGRLKSPEKLREIFSSKKVDLQQPITTTCGSGVTAAVVALGLEVVGAKRVTLYDGSWAEYAQHPEAKIEKTS
- a CDS encoding endonuclease MutS2 — encoded protein: MNQPDLLPSIPSPLAEASAAALEWPRLRDHIAGRTWSPVGRAWTLALTPSADLAWIETQHQRTQEMQSFLAAGGTYDFHGLFDPTELLDKARIDGAALEALEILSLLTVVERISAWRNLIFPTTKSGDASNPSLLSFRSGAEESASSSHDARVPHPSQSHREGWDSTTYPRHETRPPSGIAALSAPLRAHDLNPLLNQLRGKIEPDGSLSDDASPELRRIRRAMERQHRAIEESLRRSLRKLTDDGSTQDSLITIRGERFVIPVRAEFKRKVPGVIHGSSSSGQTVFVEPLDTIEQNNELVRLLDEEQSEIHRILVALTRALAASATAIYLGTAILAEVESHTARARFAIDLRCTRPVFANGATDERVPHLRAEGAKVGSQDTKEEPQLSLTAARHPLLELRMQAEDKGASPIPLTLTLPNDARQLIISGPNTGGKTVSLKTVGLLSLMAQAGVPVPAEEAKLPLFTAIFADIGDAQSIERNLSSFSAHVVNLDRISREATSSSLVLLDELGSATDPEEGAALAVAVAEHFLQLRAWCCITTHLTSLKVYAANHAGVLNAAVGFDAQTLTPTYQLRLGVPGASAGLNIAARLGLSPAIIAAARAQLTTQTADIGAFLDQLHSQLTAATEERNSLRLREAQLTRDRARLETEGRAEQKARTKELEAKLNSLMEDFAYQIRETVKSIDDKALSQKIARNSATTLARLRREFSEQFNSTVVAHTTGADRNDPNARPHVVKGAAVGDVVKLKSLGRQARVERVIDAKTFEVSMGPMKMRVPIDDIAEVEQVKSVTPLEAARKRGGVTVSTAQDPDYTASEINVIGRTADEAHDEVERFLDRAFLAGLPRIRIVHGTGMGILRRTLRDYLRNHPHVANVTEPPQNQGGQGATEVELRQ
- a CDS encoding zinc ribbon domain-containing protein — translated: MVCQACGSVVGPEVRFCPKCGAQVAAVAPPSQPAAGYPPYPPMVAAPRVQRHLQTLGTLWCIFGVYRILAGLAALFFVRTMAWRYFGGGGWTVGRWGGMHGPPWMVMMPVLMMVLLVTSVLAFLAGYSLLTRRPWGRTLAIIAAILALLKFPLGTALGTYTLWVLAPGVSGMEYDAIADRS